One region of Catenuloplanes indicus genomic DNA includes:
- a CDS encoding DUF4832 domain-containing protein, translating to MPSILRWAGGGLALALTAGLGVVLAATANASITEASATSTGTDVTYRFAYSGTPEFTRAYIDTDRDAATGFAQGGVGAEFLLENATLYRHGGSGWNWTMVTAVPHTHADGVATWTLPRAAIGETATPGDTDLVFQAEAPGQTSEKITQRYADAPAPGGTVTYPASDEIVANPERGLYRHAGECDAAAFDEATLRGYRTDAKISLVMCVFYLREFRAGPIDAATLAHLQKQFDTVRAAGLKTVLRFAYTDSADGADAPKDRVLAHLDQLAPYLSRNADVIAVMQSGFVGAWGEGYYTQNFGNNGVVTAADRANRKAVHDKILQVLPATRTVQLRTPNFKRTMYGTAALTDAQAYDGSAAARTGHHNDCFLADATDQGTYTDTEVEYPYLAAETRYTAMGGETCAVHATRTQCPAATAEMARFHWTYLNHDYHPDVIGGFRAGGCLTTVERQLGYRFTLVDGTYPETATAGGALPVRLSVRNDGWAAPVNPRGAELILRATATGAVTRLPLTADPRRWAAGTTTVVTETVTLPGTLAPGAYELLLNLPDPLLRDRPDYAIRTANTGTWEAVTGFNRLGATVTVG from the coding sequence ATGCCATCGATACTCCGCTGGGCCGGAGGCGGGCTCGCGCTCGCGCTGACCGCCGGACTCGGCGTCGTCCTGGCCGCGACGGCGAACGCGTCGATCACCGAGGCGTCGGCCACCAGCACCGGCACGGACGTGACCTACCGGTTCGCGTACTCGGGTACGCCGGAGTTCACCCGCGCCTACATCGACACCGACCGGGACGCGGCCACCGGGTTCGCGCAGGGCGGGGTCGGCGCGGAGTTCCTGCTGGAGAACGCGACGCTCTACCGGCACGGCGGCTCCGGCTGGAACTGGACGATGGTCACCGCGGTCCCGCACACGCACGCGGACGGCGTGGCGACCTGGACGCTGCCACGCGCCGCGATCGGGGAGACCGCCACGCCCGGCGACACCGACCTGGTCTTCCAGGCGGAGGCGCCGGGGCAGACCTCCGAGAAGATCACCCAACGGTACGCGGACGCGCCCGCGCCCGGCGGTACGGTCACCTATCCGGCCTCCGATGAGATCGTCGCGAACCCGGAGCGCGGCCTGTACCGGCACGCCGGTGAGTGCGACGCGGCCGCGTTCGACGAGGCGACGCTGCGCGGGTACCGGACCGACGCCAAGATCTCGCTGGTCATGTGCGTGTTCTACCTGCGCGAGTTCCGTGCCGGGCCGATCGACGCGGCGACGCTGGCACACCTGCAGAAGCAGTTCGACACCGTACGCGCGGCGGGGCTGAAGACGGTGCTGCGGTTCGCCTACACCGACTCCGCGGACGGCGCGGACGCGCCGAAGGACCGCGTGCTCGCGCACCTCGACCAGCTCGCGCCGTACCTGAGCCGGAACGCCGACGTCATCGCGGTCATGCAGTCCGGCTTCGTCGGCGCCTGGGGCGAGGGCTACTACACGCAGAACTTCGGCAACAACGGCGTCGTCACCGCAGCCGACCGGGCCAACCGCAAGGCGGTGCACGACAAGATCCTTCAGGTGCTGCCGGCGACCCGGACGGTGCAGCTGCGCACGCCGAACTTCAAGCGCACCATGTACGGCACCGCGGCGCTCACCGACGCGCAGGCCTACGACGGTTCCGCGGCCGCCCGCACCGGTCATCACAACGACTGCTTCCTGGCCGACGCGACCGACCAGGGCACCTACACGGACACCGAGGTCGAGTACCCGTACCTGGCGGCCGAGACCCGGTACACCGCGATGGGCGGCGAGACCTGCGCCGTGCACGCCACCCGTACGCAGTGCCCGGCCGCGACCGCGGAGATGGCCCGGTTCCACTGGACGTACCTCAACCACGACTACCACCCGGACGTGATCGGCGGCTTCCGCGCCGGTGGCTGCCTGACCACCGTGGAACGGCAGCTCGGCTACCGGTTCACGCTGGTCGACGGCACGTACCCGGAGACGGCCACGGCCGGCGGCGCGCTGCCGGTCCGGCTGAGCGTGCGCAACGACGGCTGGGCCGCGCCGGTCAACCCGCGCGGCGCCGAGCTGATCCTGCGCGCCACCGCCACCGGCGCGGTCACCCGGCTGCCGCTGACCGCCGACCCGCGCCGCTGGGCCGCCGGCACCACCACGGTGGTCACCGAGACGGTCACGCTGCCCGGCACGCTCGCACCCGGTGCGTACGAGCTGCTTCTGAACCTGCCGGACCCGCTGCTGCGCGACCGGCCGGACTACGCGATCCGCACCGCGAACACCGGGACGTGGGAGGCGGTCACCGGCTTCAACCGGCTGGGCGCGACCGTCACGGTCGGGTGA
- a CDS encoding LysR family transcriptional regulator: MIDVRRLHILRAVADHRTVTAAAAALFLTPSAVSQQLTALEQETGHRLVDRGAKGVRLTPAGEILLAHTNTVLAQLERAEAELAAFDTGAAGTVSIASFATAIVRVVAPAIAGLAATAPGIRIRVQDAEGDVALPLVLDRQVDVAIAVEYRGAPAADDPRLTHVPLYAEPFDAVLPAGHPLAAPDAVPLAGLAKEPWISPYPGNPCHDVVVLACEVAGFQPMIAHSSDDFRAVVALAAAGAGVALVPRSALRGMDASGLAVRPVDGVAPTRRVFAAVRRGAEEHPLIHPVLAALTDAAAS, encoded by the coding sequence ATGATCGACGTCCGGCGACTGCACATCCTGCGGGCGGTGGCCGATCACCGTACGGTGACGGCCGCCGCCGCCGCGCTGTTCCTCACCCCGTCCGCGGTGTCCCAGCAGCTCACCGCGCTGGAACAGGAGACCGGCCACCGGCTGGTCGACCGGGGTGCCAAGGGCGTGCGGCTGACCCCGGCCGGCGAGATCCTGCTCGCCCACACCAACACGGTCCTGGCCCAGCTGGAACGCGCCGAGGCCGAACTGGCCGCGTTCGACACCGGCGCGGCCGGTACGGTCAGCATCGCCTCGTTCGCCACCGCGATCGTCCGGGTCGTCGCGCCCGCGATCGCCGGGCTCGCCGCCACCGCACCCGGCATCCGGATCCGGGTGCAGGACGCCGAGGGCGACGTGGCACTGCCGCTGGTGCTGGACCGTCAGGTCGACGTCGCGATCGCGGTCGAGTACCGCGGCGCACCGGCCGCCGACGACCCCCGGCTCACGCACGTGCCGCTCTACGCCGAGCCGTTCGACGCGGTACTGCCCGCCGGCCACCCGCTCGCCGCGCCGGACGCGGTGCCACTGGCCGGCCTGGCCAAGGAGCCGTGGATCAGCCCGTACCCGGGCAATCCCTGCCACGACGTGGTCGTGCTGGCCTGCGAGGTGGCCGGCTTCCAGCCGATGATCGCGCACTCCTCCGACGACTTCCGGGCCGTGGTCGCGCTCGCCGCCGCCGGTGCCGGTGTAGCGCTGGTCCCCCGCTCCGCGCTGCGCGGCATGGACGCCAGCGGCCTCGCGGTCCGCCCGGTCGACGGCGTCGCGCCCACCCGCCGTGTCTTCGCCGCGGTCCGCCGCGGCGCCGAGGAACACCCCCTCATCCACCCGGTCCTCGCCGCCCTCACCGACGCCGCCGCCAGCTGA
- a CDS encoding glycine C-acetyltransferase, whose amino-acid sequence MFTSVRDDLRATLDEIKAAGLHKSERVITTPQSANVTVTTGDAVLNFCANNYLGLADDPRVVASAHAALDRWGYGMASVRFICGTQEVHKELEARLSAFLGQEDTILYSSCFDANGGVFETLLGAEDAVISDALNHASIIDGIRLSKARRFRYANRDMADLEKQLVEATTGGARRMLIVTDGVFSMDGYVAPLREICDLADRYGAMVMVDDSHAVGFVGEHGRGTPELHGVLDRIDIVTGTLGKALGGASGGYVAARAEIVALLRQRSRPYLFSNTLAPVIAAASLTVLDLIEGAGELRARLTANTALFRRRMVEEGFDILPGDHPIAPVMIGDAAKADRLAQLLLERGVYVIGFSYPVVPQGQARIRVQLSAAHSAADVERAVTAFVSARAALEG is encoded by the coding sequence GTGTTCACTTCCGTGCGCGACGACCTGCGCGCCACCCTCGACGAGATCAAGGCCGCCGGCCTGCACAAGTCCGAGCGGGTGATCACCACCCCGCAGTCGGCGAACGTCACCGTCACCACCGGTGACGCGGTGCTGAACTTCTGCGCCAACAACTACCTCGGCCTGGCCGACGACCCGCGGGTGGTGGCGTCCGCGCACGCGGCGCTGGACCGCTGGGGCTACGGCATGGCGTCGGTGCGCTTCATCTGCGGCACTCAGGAGGTGCACAAGGAGCTGGAGGCGCGGCTGTCGGCGTTCCTCGGCCAGGAGGACACGATCCTCTACTCGTCCTGCTTCGACGCGAACGGCGGCGTGTTCGAGACGCTGCTCGGCGCGGAGGACGCGGTCATCTCCGACGCGCTCAACCACGCGTCGATCATCGACGGCATCCGGCTGTCCAAGGCCCGCCGCTTCCGGTACGCCAACCGGGACATGGCCGACCTGGAGAAGCAGCTGGTCGAGGCGACCACCGGTGGTGCCCGCCGAATGCTGATCGTCACCGACGGCGTCTTCTCGATGGACGGCTACGTCGCGCCGCTGCGCGAGATCTGCGACCTGGCCGACCGGTACGGCGCGATGGTCATGGTCGACGACTCGCACGCGGTCGGCTTCGTCGGCGAGCACGGCCGCGGCACACCCGAGCTGCACGGCGTGCTGGACCGGATCGACATCGTCACCGGCACGCTCGGCAAGGCGCTCGGCGGCGCGTCCGGCGGCTACGTCGCGGCCCGCGCCGAGATCGTGGCGCTGCTGCGCCAGCGCTCCCGGCCGTACCTCTTCTCGAACACGCTCGCGCCGGTGATCGCGGCCGCGTCGCTCACCGTGCTCGACCTGATCGAGGGCGCCGGTGAGCTGCGCGCGCGGCTGACCGCGAACACCGCGCTGTTCCGCCGCCGGATGGTCGAGGAGGGCTTCGACATCCTGCCCGGCGACCACCCGATCGCGCCCGTCATGATCGGTGACGCGGCGAAGGCGGACCGGCTCGCCCAGCTGCTGCTGGAGCGCGGCGTGTACGTGATCGGCTTCTCCTACCCGGTGGTGCCGCAGGGCCAGGCCCGGATCCGGGTGCAGCTGTCCGCCGCGCACTCGGCCGCGGACGTGGAGCGCGCCGTCACCGCTTTCGTGTCCGCCCGCGCGGCGCTGGAGGGCTGA